The stretch of DNA CGCATCCTGTTTCCCAACTGCATCAGCATGTGCGGAGGGAAGTACTAACACAGTGGAATCATAGCTAAGCACAGAGGCCTTTTCTCTGAAATAGGTTAAGCACAGCGATCCAATAGACACATGTGAATCTACCAGCCAGCGACGACACAGAGCCAGCAAAGTCTACTGGGTGCGCCCCCACAACCACAACCCTGCCACGCACCCACCAGGCCAAGAGATAGTTAATCGGCCCTGACGTAGTACATTTACATTACATCATCTTGTCTTGCAACAGTAAACACGGAGTGCATTTTACTGGAAGCATTTTGATGCCATTGGGGGCAGTTTAGTCAAATCCTAAGTTCGAGCCGAGCCGAGGGAGGAATACGGGATGATGACGGCAGCGCGACAGCACGCGGACGTAGGCAAAGCGCTGGCCGCTGGGTCGCCCGCCAGAAAGCTGGTGGCCGCAGCTGTTTCACGGAAACCGGCTGGCGCTGGGTCGTGCCAAGCCAGCCATTGACCGGCCGGCTGGTCGGACCGGGGATGGTCCACGTAACCGCGTGCCCTGGTGGACCGCGACTCGTTGCACAAATTCGCCTTTTGTTTGGGCTCGCAGTCGCAGGGTCGGCACATTTTTGGCTGTTCCGACAAGAGAGTGGGTGGGTTGCCGCGTCAGTCATGCCGCTGTTTTGTGCACGGACTCCTGCCCCGTGTCATCATCGTCTGAGACTCTGAGATGGATGGATTAGCACCAAAAGCCTAGCTCTGGTTCCCTTTTTCGCATATACTccttccgtttcaaattataagttattctaagaattttggagagtcaaattatctcaaagtttgaccaaaattataaataaaaatataaagatttatgacatcaaataggtgcacaataaaaatataactaacaaagaatctaatcatacttaattggtattataaatattattatcttgttatataaatgtggtcaaacttgaaaaactttgactctctaaaattcttggaatgacttataatttagaacggatggAGTACTATACTCCATGCATGACAAGTGAGGTCAGTTGGGGGAAGTCAATGCATCTAGTAGTCATGTAAAATATGCTGTCAGGATGCAGGTTCATAGGATATTGCATTTTGCCAAGCTAGGCAAATTTAAGACTAGTTAGACATCAGCTGATTAGAAAACAGCTAcgcgatttatttttttttgaaaatggaAGCTAAGCGATTTCCAAGCTCATCTCTCTGAGCATGCATGCAAACAAGCTCCGTCCGAGAGTAGAGACCTGTTGTTTAGTCGGTGAAAAGTTtttggttttggtactgtagcacatttcattattatttgacaaataatatctaattataaactaattaggtttaaaaaaattcatctcgtgctaatcagttagactgtataattaattattttttcaactgtatttaatgcttaaTGCATGTGTTTGAACATTCATGTAACGGAcactgtagaaaattttttgggaactaaacagggccactCAGGCCTTGGTCGCGCGTCACAGCCAAGAAAAAAGACTAACCTTCAGTGCGACACCAGAGGGAGATAAGGGCAGACAAATTAAAAATATCCGTCCGGGCTAACAAGAACACCCCGTGATTCAGTACTACTCCGTGAAGCAATCAGGTAGTATATCCTTAACCTTAACCAGCTTAAGCGAAGAGGTATGCACAATGTATCTGCCAGCGGGAACTCATTCACCAAGTGCTATAACCTGACaaggttgtgtttagttcgcgaaaaagtttggattttggaacTGTAGcacaggggcgaagccaggcCACCAGCTCGTCGGGGTCATGTCTATCAATCAACAGGGTCATTAAGCACTATTAACACGTAGCAACAGTGATTTCCATTGCATTTTATATAATTCGTTGGGGTCGGCGGACCCCGGTGAGAAgctgcagctccgcccctgctgtagcacatttcgttgttacttgataaataatgtccaatcatggactaataagacttaaaagattcatctcgtgctaatcagttagactgtgtaattagttatttttttcaactatatttaatgctccatacatgtgtccaaacattcaatgtgacgggtactgtagaaattttttttggaactaaacagggccactTGATGTCAATAGAGTCCCTCTAAAGCCTTCCTCGGCTTGTAGTGTATCACCCTTCTGCTCTGAAATCTCGTCTGAAACATAAAAAAACGAAAAAAACACTTTATAACCATCAACATTCAACAGTCTTAGTTTTCTTTCAGAAATGATCTGGCAGACACATCATATTTGGTACTTCACCTGCTATGTCACGGTTCTCGTAGATTTCAGAGTATCTCACCCAAAGAACATCCCCATGAAAAATACTATCTTGTCAGTCATCTTCAATCTCAACATAACCTTTGTGAAGCTTCTGATTCTCCTTAACGATCTAAATGTAACAAGAGCATAAGTAAGCTATTTGAATAATTTGCCGTCGTCCAAAGAAGCAGGGGTATAAAAATAATATGTCACAAGAAAGCATGCTGCAGATCTTGACGGAAAAGCAAAACTGCCAGTCCCTTTCAAACATGCGGAATTAAACAAATACCAATTAGTGACCGCACTGGCAACAATTTTGTAGTCTCAATACCTATAGCATACCCCCAAAAGATTCAACTGATAGACTGATGTAGAACTAGAAACTTTCAAACTGACTAAATTCTCAGAGCTTGTTCTCCTGGAACGCTTTGAAGTCCGACGATCTGATACAGGAACAGCTTTAGACGCTTCTTTGATACACTTTGGTGCTTCCTTTCCACGGATGAAATAAATATGGGTGTCTTCATTCCGATAATTGACCTTCTCCACCAATGcacatctctctctttctccaatACATTCTACACAAACCTAGCACAGAAAATTCATAGGTAGAGCTGAAAAGGGCAGAAAAATAGGAAGCAACCTTTATACACATTAGATAAAGCATTTCAGTTCCTCATAACTTTGGTTATCTAGAAGCCCAGACATTCAAGAAACTTGCTACAAGCAGCATCAACTTTTTGAAGCAGCAGAGCTAGAGATCATTTCATTCGAAGAGTTTAATTAATATGCATAAGTTCAAGATCTGCAGTTTCTTACATCCCATATTATCAGATGGGATCCAACCTCAACTACTGGGAGATGAGATCCCAAATCTTTTAGTTATATAGATTGTCGAAGCCGATACTAACGTTTTTCTGTTAAAGAGATATGTAGTTACAGAAATAACCTCATAAAAAATTGTTTCCATAATATCTTTGTAGATTGTGAAAGCACCACGTTACTTCGCCTGCAATATGCCAAGCATACCAGTATAAGCATGCTTCTGTCCCATCCAAATAAagatctatttttttaaaaaaataaagaactaTTTTCTTGTTGCTTACTTCCTCTTATCATCCACTAGGGTGGATACAGTCTCCAACACATCACAGACTAATAATATAAATGGAAACTGGAAATATAATATGTCAGATAGAAAGAGTCCACTACTGTGAAAATATATCAGATATAAAAGAGTAACATCAACTTACGCTGTCAAGCCATAGTGCAACCTAACAGTTTGCTTACCTCAGGATCAGTTTTGAGATAGGGCTCTCTGGCCCTCAAATCATCATTTGCATCATCAAGAGACTGGTCAAGCTTTCCATCCATAATTGGCATTGCTTCAGATGCCATGTGCAGTTTATCTTGAATGTTCTTGCTAAAAGCAATTTCAGCATATATACTTTTTCCAGGAGTGGCACTCCACTCCTCAGAGAACAATTTCCAATCATATTCTGGGATCACGGTTAACCCGTCGGACTGAAAACAAAGGAAGATAATTAACTCATAATGTTCTAATTACTCATATTAGCTTataacaaaacatgcatcagcAAATCCCCAAATAACTATGTAGTTACTAGTTAGACAACGTAAAACAAAAACAATTATGAGGTTGCTGGGCAATGCAAGAACAGAAGAAAGGGGTAAATAAATAATGCAAGACAGCAAGAGACTCAGTGTTTCTGAAGAAGATTATTAGTGCtgttgttctgaagaagaaCCTAATCGATCCAAACATGGCGCATTAGATTAGGTTAGCAGAATACCACGCGGCAATCAAACCCACGAGTAACATAACAGTGGTTAGAAATAATTGGATAAATCATTGCTCCCAATCGAAGCAAAGGGGAGGCCTCCGAGGACAAAACGAGCCCTAGAACGATCTGTGCGAGCAGCTAGGGTTACTTACCAACTGAAGGAGAAATccctcgtcggcggcggtgtgggatgggaaggcgagagagagagagaggacgggaacgggaacgggaacCGTCACTCTGCCGCCTCTGGATCGAGAAAGAACGGGCAGGATCTGTGCGGGCGTTCCCTTCAGCAGATCTTTCACTAACCCCCCTGTGTTAAGCATGGTGCTCACAGTTATGCCCTGGCGCAAGGAACGTTTTCCCTGCCATCTGAACAGGGAACAATAGGGAGTTTGAGCTTGTTGACGCGAGTTTGCTGGGCTTTCCTCTCAGCATGATTTAAAATGGGCCGAGGAAAATCGTGAAAAGCGCTTGCACTCTCATCTCATGTGTGTGCTCCGGACCTCCGGTCTCCAGGCCCAAGACCTGCTCTGTGCTCTGCTCTCTCTACTAGCGTAGGGAATACTTTCTCCATCACAAAATATTACAAAACGTTTACAGTTTGAGTTGCTGCCGCCTCCGATAGAACGTTGCGACCATTTAATTCTCCTACGTGATACTTGCACATGGCAAATTATCCCTAAGAAAACTACTTATCAAATTTGTAGTCAAAGTTGGTGAGATTTGAATCATGAATGTGTCCGTGCtttaaaaaaatacatgaaAGAATATTACTctctccattccaaattgtaaATCATTTTGACAAgtctagatacataatttttacTATGTATCTAAATATAATGTTTATCTAAGTGTATGGTAAAACTTATATATCTAGATTTGCTTACAATTTGGACCGGAGAGTAGGTCACAACATTTTGGCTTCTTGTCCACCTAATAATGACAGTTGTTTTCTAATAATACTCCAGGTCACAAATTTCTGCGCGGTAAATAAGCACAATcttatttttctttctcctgCCTTGAGGCCCTGACAGATGCCAACGCTTGTTGGGCAGATCACGAGGTACACCTGGCAATAACACCCGGcctcaaattaaaaaaaaaactgcaagaACTCTCTAGACCGTGCTTATATATAgtaataaatacaataattttgaCGACAGAGCCCCCCATCGATCATATCGTGGAATCGCATCCAAGAAATTCGTGAATCCTGCGCTTTTCATTACCACGATCGTGACTGCAGTGGTAGCACGTGAAATGCGAAAGCCTGAAAAGGCAAGAGCGGAGCGACAAAAGTAAAAGATGGGACGAGAACGAGATGGGGCAGTAGCCCGGTAGTGATTTTCTGCCTCCTCTGCGTGCTCCCAGAACGACCCGAAGGCGCGGCGAGGGGTCGCGCAACGGCGCGGTCACCACGAATTTGCGAGAATTTTGCGAGCTACTGTCCAGCCCGTCCATGTCAGCAGCTCTTTTCAACACTTTTTTCCCTTCCAGTTTGATCGCATCCGCGCATCTTCTGTGTTGTTTGGACTTGTGAAGGGAGATTAGCAGAATCCAGAGGATCTCgtctcctggccgccgtcaacaACTAGCCCAGAAGCTCTCTCGATCGAAATACATTTGGATTGCACTCGGagcatctttttttcttttatgttgcaCTTTTATATGAACTGAAATGCTGAACACTTTGCCTCTTCGGTCTCTATGGCTTGCATGTGCCaatttttaataaatttgttCGCACAAGTGCGTAACCAATCAATTTGAACCGATAGGAGTGAAGATTTTGAAGCaactttcatatttttctgaattcATTGGAACAGGATTTACCCCAAACATAAAAAATTTAACCCCACCATGATCCAGAATTCCAGAGTACGAGCAGATGTTACGAATCACAAAGACTGGCCCAGAGAAACACGGATCGGAACACGCCGCCCACGCCGGTGCGTGCTACGAATCACAAAGGACTGGCCACTGGTGGCAGCAGGCAGCCAGGCACCGTAGGCCGCCGTGTCGTGCTCCTCCTGTGAATTATTTGCATGCAAGGACAAGAGCCCTGAGCCCTTACATGCAAGGACAAGCCCCTTTACATGCAAGGACAAACGGCCCGGGCCACATGGCGCACCCGCCATCACAGGCCGCGCGCCGTGCGCCCGACACCGCACCACCACATGCGCTGCGCCTACGCGCCCAGGGGCCAGGGGCCTCTCGTGGCGCCAGGCGCTCGGCGGCTTTGGTGGGAGTCAGTGCCGCGCCCTGGGGGTCCATGGACCGCTCCTAGGTGGGCCGCGACGAAGCTGCGCCGCACAAGCAAACGGCGAGCCTGACGGCGTGAGGcggggggcggttccaggaggTTCCACCACGATCGAGAGCGGGGGGGACACCACGTGACGCCGCGGGGGAGCTCCACGCCACCAAAAGCGCCACTTGGTGGGGTGGTGAGCGGCTCTCAgccacgcgcgcgcggcggttTTGCGCGGTGCCCCCCGGGGTTGCGTGGAATTACCGGACGTGCGTGCAGCGATCCacgtccggggtccggctcaccaagGCACCAACTGATGTCCACGCTCTCTGATCTTGTGCGCTCTCGATCCTTCATTTCCCCCTATTTTTAACCGGTTATTACTATGGACTATTATCTTTTCCTCTCACGCTCTCTGTCAGGGAAGtcttatatttttaaattttgagaCGACTTGCATCTAGTATACCTGCACGGCGGCTGCAGCTATTCATGGCTAGCTTTAATTTACGAGCAAGAAGATGTTTTGTATTCTGTTTCCTTTGAAGTTTATGAGATGTTCCAGGCTTGGTGGAGCAAGTGGGTACTCTAAAAGCTGCACCTGAACTTGAACTTGGCTTTTGGTCCTGCACTCGCAATGCAGATCGGAGCGCGGGGCCGGGGATTCTGGACCTGGTACTCTGCATTATTACCCGTCCAAATTGTCGTCGCTATACCATGCATCATGTCTATTGGAACGTTCATATCCGTGAAGTTATAGAGCTAGACCGTGTAGATTACGCATGCGTCTAGGTCTCTATATATCTAGCAGCTTTGCTGAAATGTTGAATTAAATTAGGGTAATTCATTTTTTGTCAATAACAGATCTATCCTACTCATGTACTGTACTATTTTTGCCCAGCTCCCATCAGGTTTCTAAACGGCTTAGCACCTCTTAGCACTTACTTTTGCTAAAATCTTTAAGTTTTAAACTTTAGCCTACCCTTCCGTTTGGATTGGTTGGTGCTGTGCTAAACTTGAGCACTTTGGAGCATTAACACATGGATCCAAACATCCCCTTAAACTACATGCACCTAATAATGTCTTTTTTGAGTACTAATAACTTTTGTATGATAGAACTAACTAGGGATGTCCTACGTTGTTTAATTCCATTAAATATATGGTGTTTGTaatatataaaattctaaaCGTCATACTATATTCGATAAAGGAGATAGCTTGTGTTCCGTACCAATGTTTGCACACTAAATTTCGATGTGTTGTGGCTTGCGCTGTACTTTTGAAACATCAaaatttaaagaaattaaactcaACGTAACTAAGAGGAAGTTTGGATGCGCTAAAATATGGGTGCTACATTTTAACCCTAGCCTTGCTAATGGAGCTAAACATGTGCTAGTGTCGAAGGCTAATGGGCTCTAataagcatctccaagagcctCTGATAAAACAAGTTGACTAACTAGAAATAACAAAGCTCGGATAAAAATCGGGTCCAACAGTCTCTCCAAAATCCTCTCCTCGCTATCTAGATCGGTATCCAGCCCCCTCCGCTAGCCATCTTTCGCAAACCCACTCGGCTCGCCATCCCCTCGTCTTGCGCGCGCGGCTCGTCCTCCGCGCGCGCTGGAGGTGACGTCGGAAGCTCTAGGCTGGTTTATTTGAAGGTGGAAGCGGAGCGGATCGTCGAGGAGTAGGAGCGGGTGGCGGCATTGGACGGGCAGCTTTGCTAGCTCTTCCCGCGAGGCCCCTCCCGCTGGCATCGGCGAGCCAGAGCACGGAGGAAGAACCAATCAGATCTGgataaagcaaaaaaaaattaaatagtaTTTAAAAGTGTATAAAGAGTCTGATTTGGCTAGTCTATTGGATAGCTAAATATAGAGAGAAAATCTTGACTAAATGGGGATATATAGAAAAAGATTTGACTAGATTTTTGAAGATGCTGTAATTATATCAGCAATTTTGGCATTGTAAATAAATGGGTTAAAATTTTATCCAACCACAATTTCAGTGCGGTGACGCAATAAATTACCATGTTTTCGGGACTCCTTTTTCTCGTGCCACGGCCATGAAAGGCGTTTGTTGCCTGTTTCACCGGCCGGTGTCGTGTGGTACGGTGGTCCCCATGTGGTCCCTATACTCGGGGATCCAAACCGCTGTTAAAACaggaaaagaagaaggatgattaTGCAAATTCACACAGCGCAATGATTTTTGCTCCTCCATCTTCCTCCCGAACCATCCATCCGTCTCCGCTGCTTGCGATCCAGCGGAATTCCCGGGTAGCCTGGCCCCTCCATTGGCGGACCTCCGGCAACGCCAAGCCCCCCCGGCGGCACAAACCGTCTCCCGCGCCTGCTTCCCCCCATGGGCTCCGTTTCGCTCAAGTGGGCCCCGGAAGATCCAGCTACTCGCGTGCATCCACGTGGCACTGGCCGTCGAACCGGCTATAAATCCCCCGCCCCGGGCGCTCCTCCCCGATCACACCCCAGAGCAGCGCAgccgcctccttcctcctcttctccctctctctcgcgcTGCTCTTCGCGTTCCGTTCCAGGAGAGCAGTGAGGCAGGTAGATAGTGGTGGTCGATCGACCGAGAGGGTagggcaggggaggggaggcaagATGTTCATCGAGAGCTTCCGCGTGGAGAGCCCGAACGTGCGGTACGGCCCGTCGGAGATCGAGTCGGAGTACCGGTACGACACGACGGAGCTGGTGCACGAGGGCAAGGACGGCGCCTCCCGCTGGGTCGTCCGCCCCAAGTCCGTCAAGTACTACTTCCGGACCAGCACCGCCGTCCCCAAGCTCGGGTACGTACGGACGGACGCACCCTCTCGCCCCTCGCTCGATCTCGTCCCCTCCTCGCGCCCGGTCATCACACCTCCGTCCAGATCAGCCGGTCGGCGTTCCCATTTTGATGGAATCTTTGCTTTGCCTGATGGCGACTCGTCGTCGTTGACAGTTACGCGCGCACACATGCTCGGCCGGATGCGTCGAATCTGCACGATCTCGAATTTTTCTGACTGGAATTTCGATTGGTGCTCCGAGCTTTCCGTTTTTGTTTTCATTCTCGCACCGTATTTTTCGGGGTTCGTTTTCATCGCAGAGGCCGCGAGAGGGACATTTCTAGAGTCCAAATCGCGTTCGCCTTGAGTTTACGGCGGCCTCCGAACCTGGGCTTGTTGCCTTGCGGCGATGCAACGTCCTTTTCCTCTGAACTTAGCCTTTGTTTTTGCCCTGTGCACGTGAGCGGGCTGCAATTTGTTCCTGCAAGATCCGAGTCCAGCTGGGACGATGAGCAGCGCAAAAAAACTCCTCACCCTCACCTAGgtcctgtttagatctttacccgtaaatctggtaaacacaaaaaaaatgtcacatcgaatatttggacacatacatgaagtactaaatgaaatctatttacaaaattttttgcatggatgggctgtaaatcgcgagacgaatctaatgagcctatttaattcataatttgcaacagtgatgataCAATAACTATccgttaattatgaattaattaacatcattagattcgtctcaagatttacaactcatttgtacaaaaagttttgtaaatagactttatttagtacttcaaattattcttttacaaaaattttacatgtaaacaactaaacacggcccctAGTATACTACTTGCAAGTGTGCGGAACCAGATGCTGCCATCTTGAACACTTTGTTTTCTTCCTGTTCCTGTGCATGTTTGGCTAGTACTACGTGCAATCGTCGTGTTACAGTGTCCGACAGGCGACAGAAGATGCTGATTTCTGTCGGGTGTTGTGTGGTGGTGCAGGGTGATGCTCGTAGGGTGGGGCGGCAACAACGGGTCCACGCTGACGGCTGGGGTCATCGCCAACAGGGAGTAAGTGCTCGTTCAACATCGCTTCCCGTTCCTGCGTGTGTTTCCATGTCCTGAAACCTGAACTAGCTGGTCCTGTTTCAGGGGGATCTCATGGGCGACCAAGGACAAGGTGCAGCAAGCCAACTACTTCGGCTCCCTCACCCAGGCCTCCACCATCAGGGTTGGCAGCTACAACGGGGAGGAGATCTACGCGCCGTTCAAGAGCCTCCTGCCCATGGTAATCTAATATTATTGCTGCAGTCTTGTCTCACTCAAAGCAAAGACGCATGCAGAACAAGGCATATTCCGAAGGTGCCAGTTGGTGTTATACAATAAACCTCTCTTCAAGGCCAGTGGTTCTGAAGTGAAAGGAATTTTAATCTTTGcataaacaaacaaagtttCTGATTTTCTGAAAGGGACGCTAAACATTGCGTAATAAACAAATAAAGGTTCTGATTTCCTGAGAGGAATGTTAAACTTTGCATAACAAAAAGGTAAAGTCTTGTCAAATAAAGGTGTTTAAAAAAGTAAGGCTATGCCATATGGTGATCCTACTTGTGCAAGTCAAAACGTTGTGGGTCAGTTGAAAGGTTCCATCTTT from Panicum virgatum strain AP13 chromosome 9K, P.virgatum_v5, whole genome shotgun sequence encodes:
- the LOC120648235 gene encoding uncharacterized protein LOC120648235, which codes for MLNTGGLVKDLLKGTPAQILPVLSRSRGGRVTVPVPVPVLSLSLAFPSHTAADEGFLLQLSDGLTVIPEYDWKLFSEEWSATPGKSIYAEIAFSKNIQDKLHMASEAMPIMDGKLDQSLDDANDDLRAREPYLKTDPEFPFILLVCDVLETVSTLVDDKRKRSNVVLSQSTKILWKQFFMRFV